One Dreissena polymorpha isolate Duluth1 chromosome 9, UMN_Dpol_1.0, whole genome shotgun sequence genomic window carries:
- the LOC127846286 gene encoding centrosomal protein of 164 kDa-like: MADCVRGNANQPSQCTSSCTRRYLTLRVQRRRALRSGSRSKQRYYRFSGIAGDRAVAVSRGTIGSPATLVIAHNLHHTLPAVSISLPGATNWSVPTNPTANAVPTMAASTATNCIPIHAVPLSTLVSGPRTVHALHQYAGAPRNWSTNVQPAALGEMVPENNAGRNQSQLLSEDEIKEGDLPLAESTPKTVPEDSNKFSCFYSSGYVTANQSVEVSPARVPVKQQIDIPVHSPNNQTRAGNVTSRASGSSTSSISSATNKGSFRTNMSFSHMQDSLSSDLQSEMDEIWMDLNNVSKRDLMAVYKEVIQERDKLKSTMIQCQDSASRRILELKNQKAMEQQAKRDLVVKVNQEIEDKVGIIELLKESEEQQAAMLTDKTRVDQELRELQAQFQKLQSSLESKLQQQVQQARGMIEQLDTDRQIEIAEVKQQVHEEKEKKDREILRLRSQAQSLGQEYTQLKEHIEKMEKASTNHLKKARANQLANARAIFKRLKAEKSEAIAKRETRLKEYKNKMKVEKENLQKQGNDFQNRERENNQLQTRLAQSEENFRKIHEQHNHTILERSELDMLVHQMQVEADRQKEEYERPLAAYHEKDEAEIQTQPQTSAQEKAEEHAAEHQEVVSGFKAQIKAAETKRGADLFLKEQELQQSSIEFRTKMVNHRAGAKNGNHDVLARKTIMGECNKYHLDLDLEDVDDVILLTKTWNKGHDKTREIWDPGIVNTKEVMNKVGDPVYMLDTSH; the protein is encoded by the exons atggctgactgCGTCAGAGGGAACGCTAAccaa CCTAGCCAGTGCACGAGTTCCTGCACCCGTAGGTATCTGACCTTGAGGGTACAGAGGAGACGTGCATTGCGGTCCGGCAGTCGCAGTAAGCAGAGATACTATCGGTTCTCCGGCATCGCTGGGGATCGCGCAGTCGCAGTGAGCAGAGGGACTATCGGTTCTCCGGCAACGCTGGTGATTGCGCATAACCTGCATCATACTTTACCGGCAGTGTCCATTTCCT TACCCGGTGCAACCAACTGGTCCGTACCCACAAATCCAACAGCCAATGCAGTTCCCACCATGGCTGCAAGCACCGCAACAAATTGCATCCCCATACATGCGGTACCCTTATCCACATTGGTATCCGGCCCAAGGACAGTTCATGCCCTTCACCAGTATGCAGGGGCACCAAGGAATTGGA GTACAAATGTTCAACCGGCAGCTCTGGGCGAAATGGTTCCAGAAAATAATGCTGGTAGAAATCAATCACAGTTATTGTCAGAAGACGAGATCAAAGAGGGTGACCTCCCACTCGCAGAGAGCACGCCGAAAACAGTCCCTGAAGACAGTAACAAGTTCAGCTGTTTTTATTCGTCTGGCTATGTTACGGCTAACCAGTCTGTGGAAGTTAGCCCGGCCAGAGTACCTGTGAAGCAGCAGATTGATATACCTGTTCATTCACCAAACAATCAGACAAGGGCAGGTAATGTCACGTCTCGGGCCTCTGGTTCCAGCACTTCATCCATCAGCTCTGCGACAAACAAGGGCTCATTCCGCACCAACATGAGCTTCAGTCACATGCAGGACAGCCTCTCATCTGATCTACAATCAGAGATGGATGAGATTTGGATGGACCTGAACAACGTCTCTAAGAGGGACCTTATGGCCGTATACAAAGAAGTGATACAAGAACGAGATAAGTTAAAGTCGACGATGATTCAGTGTCAAGACAGTGCTTCCCGACGTATCTTGGAGCTGAAAAATCAGAAAGCCATGGAACAGCAGGCAAAGAGAGACCTGGTGGTGAAAGTCAACCAGGAAATAGAGGACAAAGTAGGTATAATAGAACTCCTGAAAGAGAGCGAAGAACAGCAGGCGGCTATGCTCACTGATAAAACACGCGTTGACCAAGAATTAAGGGAGCTGCAAGCCCAGTTTCAAAAACTGCAGAGTTCCCTCGAGAGTAAGTTACAGCAGCAGGTACAACAGGCACGGGGGATGATAGAACAGttagacacagacagacagatagaaaTTGCAGAGGTGAAGCAGCAAGTTCATGAAGAGAAGGAGAAAAAAGATCGAGAAATCTTAAGATTAAGGTCACAGGCACAGTCACTCGGTCAGGAGTACACGCAACTGAAGGAACACATTGAAAAAATGGAGAAAGCTTCAACAAATCATTTGAAAAAAGCCCGTGCAAATCAGTTGGCGAACGctcgtgcaatcttcaagcggTTGAAAGCAGAGAAGTCGGAGGCGATTGCTAAGAGGGAGACGAGACTGAAGGAgtataagaacaaaatgaaagtggAGAAGGAGAACCTGCAGAAGCAGGGCAATGACTTCCAGAATAGGGAACGAGAAAATAACCAACTGCAAACGAGACTGGCACAAAGTGAGGAAAATTTCAGAAAGATACATGAACAACACAACCACACAATTCTGGAGAGAAGTGAGTTGGATATGTTGGTCCATCAGATGCAGGTTGAGGCCGATAGACAGAAGGAGGAATACGAGAGACCG TTGGCTGCGTACCATGAGAAAGATGAAGCTGAGATACAGACCCAGCCTCAGACCAGTGCACAGGAGAAGGCTGAAGAACATGCAGCAGAACATCAGGAGGTAGTCAGTGGATTCAAGGCTCAGATAAAGGCTGCGGAGACCAAGCGAGG AGCAGACCTCTTTCTCAAAGAGCAAGAGCTGCAGCAAAGTAGCATAGAGTTCAGGACAAAGATGGTTAATCATAGGGCAGGTGCAAAAAATGGCAATCATGATGTTTTGGCCAGGAAAACCATCATGGGTGAGTGTAACAAGTATCACCTGGATCTTGATTTGGAGGACGTAGATGATGTAATCCTCTTAACAAAAACATGGAATAAAGGACATGACAAGACTAGGGAAATATGGGATCCGGGTATAGTCAATACGAAGGAGGTTATGAACAAGGTGGGTGATCCGGTCTATATGCTGGATACTTCACACTAG